The following are encoded together in the Naumannella cuiyingiana genome:
- a CDS encoding electron transfer flavoprotein subunit beta/FixA family protein, whose product MKIVALVKYVPDATGDREFADDGTVDRDGADGILSELDEYAIEQALQVAENGDDVEVVALTLGPDDAADAIKKALQMGADAGVHVSDEQVHGSDALATSEILAAAIGKIGPDLVIAGMASTDGTMGVVPAMLAERLGWPGVTLASELSVDGDTVKIRRDGDSASQRIEATLPAVVSVTDQSGEARYPSMKGIMAAKKKPVDEWTLEDLGVDAGGVGLAAARTKVTETAPRPPKEAGKVVTDEDGSGATALTEFLVAGKYL is encoded by the coding sequence ATGAAGATCGTTGCACTGGTGAAGTACGTGCCCGATGCCACCGGCGACCGCGAGTTTGCCGATGACGGCACCGTCGACCGCGACGGCGCCGACGGCATCTTGTCCGAGCTTGACGAGTACGCCATCGAGCAGGCGCTCCAGGTGGCCGAGAACGGTGACGACGTCGAAGTGGTCGCGCTGACGCTGGGCCCGGACGACGCCGCGGACGCGATCAAGAAGGCGCTGCAGATGGGCGCCGATGCCGGTGTCCATGTCAGCGACGAGCAGGTGCACGGATCCGATGCGCTGGCCACCAGTGAGATCCTCGCCGCGGCGATCGGCAAGATCGGCCCCGACCTGGTGATCGCGGGCATGGCCTCCACCGACGGCACGATGGGCGTCGTGCCCGCGATGCTCGCCGAGCGGCTCGGCTGGCCGGGCGTCACGCTGGCCAGTGAGCTGTCGGTCGACGGCGACACGGTGAAGATCCGCCGCGACGGCGATTCCGCCAGCCAGCGGATCGAGGCCACCCTGCCGGCGGTGGTCAGCGTCACCGACCAGTCGGGCGAGGCCCGCTACCCCTCGATGAAGGGGATCATGGCCGCTAAGAAGAAGCCCGTCGACGAGTGGACGCTGGAGGACCTGGGCGTCGACGCCGGCGGGGTCGGCCTGGCCGCCGCCCGGACCAAGGTCACCGAGACCGCGCCGCGTCCGCCCAAGGAGGCCGGCAAGGTCGTGACCGACGAGGACGGGTCGGGCGCCACGGCGCTGACCGAGTTCCTGGTCGCCGGCAAGTACCTGTGA
- the glgX gene encoding glycogen debranching protein GlgX, translating to MSTPPPPVIDSRVLGARLCEGGTRFGLWAPRATRVELALVDPQRKQRNLDMQRSDADGVWTVFAPGVGPEQRYGFRVHGPWDPDDGARFNPAKLLLDPYARAITAGVDYSGPILDHTAESDYEVDTTDSYLAVPLSVVVADSPPPTPIARRRPLAESVIYEAHVKGLTRLHPAVPEHLRGTFAGLAYPAMIDYLTELGVTAVELLPSHYFVSEPFIVGRGLSNYWGYNTLGFFAPHSAYGSVGTTGEQVREFKDMVSALHEAGIEVILDVVYNHTGEGGHEGPTLSFRGIDHAGYYRLTEDLRNDYDVTGCGNSVDTAHPGVLTMIIDSMRYWVTEMGVDGFRFDLATELIRDDQHHVDQEHEFKALIESDPTFDGIKMIAEPWDLGPYGYQVGNWGPGWSEWNDRFRGYARDFWRGHTDGVDELATRLAGSADIFDHDGRPASSSINFVTAHDGFTLRDLVTYDGKHNEANGEDNRDGTDDNRSWNCGVEGETDDPAINALRTRQMKNLMITQLLAVGVPMITAGDEFARTQGGNNNAYCQDGPISWVHWDLLDRHGELHGLVRATLALRAKYPVLRRNRFHYGRELSDLQGKPLGRKDVAWFSESGTEMTGDQWADGSRRLLGWYVSDRRAAFLSWFNGGPDEVEVVLPAAPWATSWHLEIETGPPGELPAHPLEPGTTLRLPGRTVAVLRADVPVWAAANRAREQARPAAGEAGDPSQRGRPGPR from the coding sequence ATGTCGACCCCACCGCCCCCCGTGATCGACTCACGCGTCCTCGGCGCGCGGCTCTGCGAGGGGGGCACGCGCTTCGGGCTCTGGGCGCCACGCGCCACCCGGGTCGAGCTGGCGTTGGTCGATCCCCAGCGCAAGCAGCGCAATCTCGACATGCAACGCTCCGATGCCGACGGCGTGTGGACGGTGTTCGCGCCGGGCGTCGGTCCCGAGCAGCGCTATGGCTTTCGGGTGCACGGCCCGTGGGACCCCGACGACGGGGCCCGATTCAATCCGGCGAAGCTGCTGCTCGATCCGTACGCACGGGCGATCACCGCCGGGGTGGACTACTCGGGGCCGATCCTCGATCACACCGCCGAGTCCGACTACGAGGTGGACACCACCGACAGCTACCTGGCGGTGCCGCTGAGCGTCGTCGTCGCCGACTCCCCGCCCCCCACCCCGATCGCGCGGCGCCGGCCGCTGGCCGAGAGCGTGATCTACGAGGCGCACGTCAAGGGCCTGACCCGGCTGCACCCGGCCGTGCCCGAGCACCTGCGCGGCACGTTCGCCGGGCTCGCGTACCCGGCCATGATCGACTACCTGACCGAGCTCGGGGTGACCGCGGTCGAGCTGCTGCCCAGCCACTACTTCGTCTCCGAGCCGTTCATCGTGGGCCGCGGGCTGTCCAACTACTGGGGTTACAACACCCTCGGCTTCTTCGCCCCGCACTCGGCGTACGGCTCGGTCGGCACGACCGGGGAGCAGGTGCGCGAGTTCAAGGACATGGTCAGCGCGCTGCACGAGGCCGGCATCGAGGTGATCCTGGACGTCGTCTACAACCACACCGGTGAGGGTGGCCATGAGGGCCCGACGCTGAGCTTCCGGGGGATCGATCACGCGGGTTATTACCGGCTGACCGAGGACCTGCGCAACGACTACGACGTCACCGGTTGCGGCAACTCCGTGGACACCGCGCATCCCGGCGTGCTCACCATGATCATCGACTCGATGCGCTACTGGGTGACCGAGATGGGCGTTGACGGCTTCCGCTTCGACCTGGCCACCGAGCTGATTCGCGATGATCAACACCATGTGGACCAGGAGCACGAGTTCAAGGCGTTGATCGAATCGGATCCCACCTTCGACGGGATCAAGATGATCGCCGAGCCCTGGGACCTCGGACCCTACGGCTACCAGGTCGGCAACTGGGGGCCGGGCTGGAGCGAATGGAACGACCGCTTCCGCGGGTACGCCCGGGACTTCTGGCGCGGGCACACCGACGGCGTGGACGAGCTCGCCACCAGGCTCGCCGGCTCCGCCGACATCTTCGACCACGACGGCCGCCCCGCGTCGAGTTCGATCAACTTCGTCACCGCGCACGACGGGTTCACCCTGCGCGATCTGGTCACCTACGACGGCAAGCACAACGAGGCCAACGGCGAGGACAATCGCGACGGCACCGACGACAACCGTTCCTGGAACTGCGGCGTCGAGGGCGAGACCGACGACCCGGCGATCAACGCGCTCCGGACGCGCCAGATGAAGAATCTGATGATCACGCAACTGCTCGCCGTCGGCGTACCGATGATCACCGCCGGCGACGAGTTCGCCCGCACGCAGGGCGGCAACAACAACGCCTACTGCCAGGACGGGCCGATCTCGTGGGTGCACTGGGACCTGCTCGACCGACACGGCGAGCTGCACGGGCTGGTCCGGGCGACGCTGGCGCTGCGGGCGAAGTACCCGGTGCTGCGCCGCAATCGCTTCCACTACGGTCGCGAGCTGTCCGATCTGCAGGGCAAGCCGCTCGGCCGCAAGGACGTCGCCTGGTTCTCCGAGTCCGGTACGGAGATGACGGGCGACCAGTGGGCCGACGGGTCCCGGCGCCTGCTCGGCTGGTACGTCTCGGATCGGCGCGCCGCGTTCCTGAGCTGGTTCAACGGTGGCCCCGACGAGGTCGAGGTGGTGCTGCCGGCCGCCCCCTGGGCGACCTCGTGGCACCTGGAGATCGAGACCGGTCCGCCCGGCGAGCTGCCGGCACACCCGCTGGAGCCGGGCACCACGCTGCGGCTGCCGGGCCGCACGGTCGCGGTGCTGCGCGCGGACGTGCCGGTCTGGGCCGCGGCGAACCGGGCGCGCGAGCAGGCACGCCCGGCCGCCGGTGAGGCGGGCGACCCGAGCCAGCGGGGCCGCCCCGGTCCGCGCTGA
- a CDS encoding carboxyl transferase domain-containing protein, protein MTEAPRLSGPQLLAATLDADSFVSWDSPVPEPADPDYAASLAAARDRTGLDESVITGCGTLDGRRVAVMVCEFGFLGGSIGRAATRRLIDAVHRATAERLPLLAATASGGTRMQEGTPAFVGMIGIGAALAAHKRAGLPYLVYLRHPTTGGVLASWGALGHLTVAEPGALIGFLGPRVYEALYGASFPEGIQVAENLYAHGLIDAVVPPDQLAEIAARALRVLVGDRMAAPAEPPAEPIEPVPAWESITRSRRRDRPGVRRLLKYAATDVSMLNGTGQGERDPGLMLALARFGGVPCVLLGQDRRGQTAEQPLGPGALREARRGMRLATELGLPLLTVIDTPGAALSVAAEEGGLAGEIARCLTDLATLPTPTVSVIIGQGTGGGALALLPADRVICAQHGWLSPLPPEGASAIIHRDTDHAAELAEAQGVSSAELLAAGIVDKIVPERPDAAEEPAAFCRRMGQVLAHELAEQASIDSHERLARRAARARG, encoded by the coding sequence ATGACTGAGGCCCCGCGGCTCAGCGGTCCACAACTGCTGGCCGCGACGCTGGACGCGGATTCCTTCGTCAGTTGGGATTCCCCGGTCCCCGAGCCGGCCGACCCGGACTATGCCGCCTCACTCGCGGCGGCCCGGGACCGGACTGGGCTCGACGAGTCGGTGATCACCGGTTGCGGCACCCTGGACGGGCGCCGGGTCGCGGTGATGGTCTGCGAGTTCGGTTTCCTTGGCGGATCCATCGGGCGCGCCGCGACCCGACGGCTGATCGACGCCGTGCACCGGGCCACCGCCGAGCGGTTGCCGCTGCTCGCGGCCACGGCCTCCGGCGGGACCCGGATGCAGGAGGGTACGCCGGCCTTCGTCGGCATGATCGGGATCGGCGCGGCGCTCGCCGCACACAAGCGGGCCGGGCTGCCCTATCTGGTCTATCTGCGCCATCCGACCACCGGCGGTGTGCTGGCCTCCTGGGGCGCGCTCGGGCATCTGACGGTGGCCGAACCCGGTGCGCTGATCGGCTTCCTCGGGCCGCGGGTCTACGAGGCGCTCTACGGCGCGAGTTTCCCCGAGGGCATCCAGGTCGCGGAGAACCTCTACGCCCACGGGCTGATCGACGCGGTCGTCCCACCCGATCAGCTCGCCGAGATCGCCGCGCGGGCGTTGCGGGTGCTCGTCGGTGACCGGATGGCGGCACCGGCCGAACCGCCCGCCGAACCGATCGAGCCGGTGCCGGCCTGGGAGTCGATCACCCGTTCGCGGCGCCGCGACCGGCCGGGGGTACGCCGGCTGCTGAAATATGCGGCCACCGATGTGTCGATGCTGAACGGCACCGGCCAGGGGGAGCGTGATCCCGGACTGATGCTGGCGCTGGCCCGCTTCGGCGGGGTGCCCTGCGTGCTGCTCGGCCAGGATCGCCGCGGCCAGACCGCCGAGCAGCCGCTCGGGCCTGGCGCATTGCGCGAGGCTCGCCGCGGGATGCGACTGGCCACCGAGCTCGGGTTGCCGCTGCTGACCGTGATCGACACCCCGGGCGCCGCGCTCAGCGTGGCGGCCGAGGAGGGCGGGCTGGCCGGCGAGATCGCCCGCTGCCTGACCGACCTGGCCACGTTGCCGACGCCCACCGTGTCGGTGATCATCGGTCAGGGCACCGGCGGCGGCGCGCTCGCCCTGCTGCCGGCCGACCGGGTGATCTGCGCCCAGCACGGCTGGCTCTCACCGCTCCCGCCCGAGGGCGCGTCGGCGATCATCCACCGCGACACCGATCACGCGGCCGAGCTCGCGGAGGCCCAGGGCGTCAGTTCGGCCGAGCTGCTGGCGGCCGGCATCGTCGACAAGATCGTGCCCGAGCGGCCCGATGCGGCCGAGGAGCCGGCGGCGTTCTGCCGCCGGATGGGCCAGGTGCTCGCCCACGAGCTCGCCGAGCAGGCGAGCATCGATTCCCACGAGCGCCTGGCGCGCCGCGCGGCGCGCGCGAGGGGCTGA